TATCCGAGGCCTTTGCACATAAAGAAGAGGCCAAAATTCTAGATTTATCTAAGCAGAATTTAGATAATCTAGACCCCCGTTTTTCAGAGCTCCATCAATTAACCCATCTAAATTTAAGCGAAAACAACTTGCAGGGATTTCCCTTAGGCTCTTTTATAGAGACGAAACAGCTAGAATGGGTTGATGCTTCTCATACTCAATTTGAAATAGCTGATATTACGCGATTCCTTTATTCTCCTAAGATTCGCTATTTGGACCTAAGCTACAACCCCATAAAAAACTTAAAAAGATTTTATCTAACAGAAGAGCTTCCTATCGATAGAACAAAGCCGGTTCCAACACCCAAAATATTAGCCAGCCCTAGTCTAGAAAAGCTCATCATTAAGCATACAGAGCTAAGCATGCTCTATGAAGAATTTGCTGTTTTCCCAAATCTAAAATATCTCGACCTCAGTCATAACAAGATTGTTGCTGCAGGTGATGCGCTTTTTAACTTAAAGGAACTAGACAGCTTAATTCTTTCTCATAATGACTTTATTTTCTTGCCTAGTCGAGACAGCATAAGGGCCCATAAGCTAAGCTATATAGATGTTAGTCATAACCCTAGGTTAGTAGATATTGACCAACTATTCAATCAGTTCCCCAACTTAAGGCATATCAATGCAAGTTATTTGGGGGATGGCAGTCACTACAATATGCGCTTTGGCTTAGTTTCGTCTAAAAAATTCTATAAAAACAGTCCTGTAAAAACGCTTTTATTGACCCATTCTCACTTAAAGTCGGTCCCAAAAGCTATGGGATATATGGAAAACCTAGAATATCTTGACCTTAGCCATAATGAGCTACAATCCCTGCCCAAATCCTTTAAGCGCTTAAAAAAGCTTAAGAAATTGGACCTCAGAGGCAACCCTTTTCTAGAAAAGGAGAAAGAAAACTGCCGAAAATATCTGCCAGATTGTGAAATACTCTTTTAACTGCTGTAATTTACGGGCCCAAAAAGGCGCTACGCGCCTTGGCTGAGGGATGGACAGCAGTGGCCGCAGGCCAGACCGAGCTTTTTTGAGCAAAGCGAAAAAAAGCGAAGGGCCGAGCGAACAGCGAGCTGCGAAACAGCCCGACCCGACCAAAGGGAGGGGCAGCCCCAAAAAACAGAAAAATTATTCATAGTCCTTGAGGCAGAAAAGAGCTTATGTTATTTCATTTATTTGACTACCTAGAACAACAGTACGATTTTCCTGGCGCCAGCCTTTTTCAGTTTATTAGCTTTCGGGCAGCGCTGGCCATTATTATTTCCCTGATTATTTCGCTTTTGATGGGGGGGCGCATTATTGGCTGGATCAAGCGGCGGCAGATGCTAGAAAAACAGCGGGCTTTGGGCCTTCCTGGAGAGGAACTCAAGGCCAAAACGCCAACCATGGGGGGAATTCTGATTCATATGGCCATTATTCTCCCTTGTCTATTATTGGCCGATCTGAGCAATGTCTACATTCAGTTGATGTTGCTTTCTACCGTTTGGATGGGGACCATTGGCTTTATTGATGATTACTTTAAGCTGACGCGATCTAAGGCGGGTTTGAGTGGAAAATACAAGATTTTAGGACAGGTCGTTTTGGGCGGCATTGTGGGCGCTACCATGCTTTTCCATTCTGATGTTGTGGTACGAGTAAATGCCGAGCAACTGGCCCAAGGCAACTATGAAGTAATTGATACGGTTCAGGTTCAACTGGAGCGTTTGGGCGATAAGGAAGAGCTTTATTATGTAAAATCGACCATGACCAATGTGCCTTTTTTCAAGGGCAATGAGCTAGATTATACCGATTTCCTTTGGTTTTTGGGCGATAATGCGCCTCAGTGGGTTTGGTTGCTCTTTATTCCCTTTGTCATTTTGATTGTTACGGCCGTATCGAATGCGGCCAACTTAACGGATGGAATAGATGGTTTGGCGGCGGGAACCTCCGCCATTATTGGGGCCACTTTGGGGATTTTTGCCTATGTATCGGGCAACAACATTTTGGCCGATTATCTGGGGGTCCTCTATTTGCCCTATGTGGGAGAAATGACCATTTTTATTGCCTGTTTTCTGGGGGCTTGCATTGGCTTTTTGTGGTACAATGCTTATCCTGCCCAAGTTTTTATGGGCGATACGGGCAGTTTGGCTTTGGGAGGTATTATTGCCGCCATTGCGATTATCTTGCGCAAAGAGCTCTTGATTCCCTTGCTTTGTGGAATCTTTTTGGCCGAAAACCTATCGGTCATTATTCAAGTGAGCTATTTTAAATATACCAAAAAGAAATATGGAGAAGGGCGCCGCATCTTCTTGATGTCGCCTTTGCACCACCACTTTCAGAAGCAGGGCATGCATGAATCGAAAATTGTTAGCCGCTTTTGGATTGTGGGTATTTTGTTGGCCGTTTTGACCATCATCACTTTGAAAATACGCTAAGATGTTGGAACAAGTTGTTGTTTTGGGCGCCGGAGAAAGCGGTTTGGGCGCTGCCCTTTTGGCCCAAAAAAAAGGCGGAAACGTCTTTGTTTCGGATGCGGGAAGCATTCGGGC
This genomic interval from Saprospira grandis contains the following:
- a CDS encoding leucine-rich repeat domain-containing protein, whose translation is MPKTTLFLALYLLLFAQLKAQSYNSLSEAFAHKEEAKILDLSKQNLDNLDPRFSELHQLTHLNLSENNLQGFPLGSFIETKQLEWVDASHTQFEIADITRFLYSPKIRYLDLSYNPIKNLKRFYLTEELPIDRTKPVPTPKILASPSLEKLIIKHTELSMLYEEFAVFPNLKYLDLSHNKIVAAGDALFNLKELDSLILSHNDFIFLPSRDSIRAHKLSYIDVSHNPRLVDIDQLFNQFPNLRHINASYLGDGSHYNMRFGLVSSKKFYKNSPVKTLLLTHSHLKSVPKAMGYMENLEYLDLSHNELQSLPKSFKRLKKLKKLDLRGNPFLEKEKENCRKYLPDCEILF
- the mraY gene encoding phospho-N-acetylmuramoyl-pentapeptide-transferase, which produces MLFHLFDYLEQQYDFPGASLFQFISFRAALAIIISLIISLLMGGRIIGWIKRRQMLEKQRALGLPGEELKAKTPTMGGILIHMAIILPCLLLADLSNVYIQLMLLSTVWMGTIGFIDDYFKLTRSKAGLSGKYKILGQVVLGGIVGATMLFHSDVVVRVNAEQLAQGNYEVIDTVQVQLERLGDKEELYYVKSTMTNVPFFKGNELDYTDFLWFLGDNAPQWVWLLFIPFVILIVTAVSNAANLTDGIDGLAAGTSAIIGATLGIFAYVSGNNILADYLGVLYLPYVGEMTIFIACFLGACIGFLWYNAYPAQVFMGDTGSLALGGIIAAIAIILRKELLIPLLCGIFLAENLSVIIQVSYFKYTKKKYGEGRRIFLMSPLHHHFQKQGMHESKIVSRFWIVGILLAVLTIITLKIR